The genomic segment ATATCCAGCccccattgatcaaagggaCAAGATGCTGAGATGGGTTGCATGCTAGCAACTGGGCGATGATGAAAATTAGAATGGTGTTGGCAATCCTTACACTTCTGAACAAGTTGAGCAGAATCTTGGTTCATCCAGGGCCACCAAAATCCGGCTAATATAGCTTTCCGAGACAGGGCAGTCCCACCGAGATGTTCACCACAGCATCCTTTATGTATTTCTCGAAGAACATATTCTACTTTATTTTCTGATAAGCATTTGAGCAAAGGGCCCTAATATGATCGTTTGTATAAAACATCATTTAAAAGGACAAACCTAGATGCTTCTTTTTTGATTTTCAGAGCATGAGCTCGATCTTTCGGAAGCTTAGCATGGACTATATATTGGATTAGAGGAGTCATCCATGAATTTTCCCGAGTAACCTGGCATTTCTTCATCAACAGAGAGCACTAACCGGGTAAAACACAAGACTTTCCGGGTGCTCATGTCTGACATAGAGGCGGCTAATTTGGCTAAGGTATCAGCCTCTCCATTTTCTTCCCTAGGAATTTTTTCAATGCTCCAGTCAGTCAGAGATGCGGCCTGGGCCGTGATGAGCCCCAgatattttagtattttttcaTTCTTGGCCTCGTACGTTCCTTTTATCTGCTGGGCGACCAGTTGAGAATCAGAGTAAATAATGACCCGGGAAGCGCCGACTTCCCGGGCGGCTTGTAGCCCAGCCAGAACGGCTTCATACTCAGCTTCATTATTGGTGACCCGGGAGTCAATTCTCAGAGCCAATTTAATCTTCTCTCCAGATGGAGCAACCAAAACCACTCCGACTCCACACCCTGATGAATTCGACGCACCATCAACGAAAACTCTCCATACTTCCTCTTCTCTTGGTTGAATCATCTCTATCAAGAAGTCTGTTAATGCCTGGGCTTTTATAGCAACTCGAGGTTTGTATTCAATGTTATACTCCCTGAGCTCTATTGTCCACTTGACCATTCTGCCCGATACTTCAGCATGTGTCATGATCCTCCCAAGCGGGTAGTTAGTGAGAACCACAATAGGATGTGAGAGAAAATATGGTCTCAACTTCCGGGCAGTTACTACCAGGGCCATGGCTATTTTTTCAACTTTGCTGTAATTCAACTCGGCTCCTCTGAGGGCATGACTGACATAATACACTTGTTTCTGGTCGGTCCTCTCCTCTCGGATAAGTACAGAGCTGACAGCATATTTCGTGGTGGACAAATAGACCCACAGCTTTTCCCCGGGCTTAGGCTTGACAAGGACGGGTAGTTCGGATAAATGCTTCTTAAAATCTTGAAAAGCATGCTCACATTTTTCATCTCATCCAAATTTTTGCGCCTTCCTCAGGGCTTGAAAGAACGGGTAGCTTCTATGGGCAGACCGGGAAATGAATCGAGATAAGGCAGCGATTTTCCCAGTCGGTTTCTGCACTTCCCGGACTGATTGAGGGGAAGGCATGTCAATTATTGCTTTGATCTTTTCTGGATTTACTTCAATTCCCCGATCGGTTACCAAGAAACCCAAGAATTTCCCACTTTGACCCCGAATACACATTTGGCCGGGTTGAGCTTTATTCCATATTGCTTCAGGGTGGCAAAGGTTTCGGCCAGATCATCAACAAAGTAAGAGACTTCccgggttttgatcaggatatcatccacatagacttCAATGTTCCTGCCTATCTGCTTCTGAAAAACATGATTCATTAGACGTTGGTATGTGGCCCCGGCATTCTTcaatccaaaaggcataaccacgTAGCAGAAAATGCCTCCAGAAGTGATAAAACTagctttatcttgatcttcccGGGCTAAGGGGATTTGATGGTACCCCTGATAAGCATCCATAAAGCTTAATAATTCGAACCCGGATGTTGAGTCCACCAGTTGATCAATACGATGAAGTGGGTAACAATCTTTGGGGGAAGCCTTATTTAGGTCCCTGAACTCTACGCACATTCTCCACTTCCCGGTGGCTTTTGGAACAAGGACCACATTTGAGAGCCAAATAGGGAATTGGACCTCCCGAATATGGCCGGCCCGCAACAGCTCTCCCACCTGTTCATCAATTACTTTATCTTTCTCCGGGCCAAAATGCCTTTTCTTTTGCTTCACGGGCCGGGATCGCGGGaggatatttaatttatgctCAGCCACCTATAGTGAGATCCCGACTAATTCCTGTTGAGACCAGGCGAAAACATTAATGTTAGCTTTTAAACAGTTTAAGAGTTTTACCCGGGTGAAAACTTCAAGGTCTCGGGCCACCCGGATATGTTTCCCTGGCTCAACTTCCACAATTTCTTGTTTTTCATCCGCCACAAAATGCACTTCCCCCTTCTCCACTACTCCTCCTCCTACTTCAACTGTTGCCTTTTTTTCCTCCCTCCTGGTTTTACTTTGATCAGCCCGAACTGCTTCCACATAGCATTTTCGAGAAGAAGGCTGATCTCCCCGGACTTCTCCTACCTGGGCTCCCACCGGAAACTTGATTTTTTGATGGTAGGTGGATGCCACGGCCCTCAGCTCATTTATAGCCGGCCTCCCCAGAATGATGTTATACGATAATGGGGAGTCCACCTCAATGAAAGAGGTCATCACTGTCTTTCTAAGATCTTGGGAGCCCAAAGTTAGTGGCAAGACAATCTCCCTTTCCGGATAAACCACATGGCCAGAAAAGCCATAGAGTGCAGTCTCCACAGCTTCTAAATGATAACCCTGCAAGTCCATCTGTATGAGTGCCTCTTTAAAGATTACATTCACAGAACTGCCCGAGTCAATAAAGACCCACATGACATCATAGTTGTCTACCCGGGCTTGGATGACTAGGGCATCATTATGGGGAAGATTCACTCCCTTCAAATCCTCCGGGCCAAAGCTGATTACCGCCTCATTCCTCATCCCCTCCACTTCCATGCAATCCCTCATACTCCTGGATTTCCTCGCCCGGTTAGAGTCACCATCAGTGGATCCTccagaaatcatttttattactcCTCGAATCGGAGAAGGGTCTTTCTGCTCTGGTTGTTTATTTCTCTTTTCCTGGGATCTCCCCTTCtctctcccacttccactcgggataTCGGCCGTTCTCCTAGGAGCATTAGGTCCGGGACGGCGAGATAACCAAGATGGTTGCCTCGGCTCACTATATGTACGAGGTGTTGGCGCAGGACGCCGATGGGACTCTTTCTTCAAAGTTCGACACTCATTAATGTCATGGGAACATTTTTTGTGAAGGGTGCAAAACCCTTTCTTCTCTGGTCTTGGCAGTTGCGCCATTGAACTTGGACAAGGGGCCATAGCCGAGCTACATTCTTGAATTTCTCGATCTCGGGCAATTCTCAAAGGGACATGAGAGAACTGCCCTGAACCACACTTCTTGTGAACTCTCTCCTCGGGCCTGACAACCCGGTCTCCCTTGGCTCTTTTCAAGGCCTCTATTTTTTTGTTCTGCGCATCTTCTATGTTGATGTATTTCTCTGCCCGGGACAAGATATCTTCAAAGTTCCCgggcaattttttttttaaagatcgaAAGAAATCTCCCTCCCATAACCATTGCATAAAAGCAGTAGTTTTTGTCTCGGGGGCGTAGGCGGGAACATCCAGAGCTACTCGATTAAATCTCTTGATGTATGCCCTTAAAGTTTCATCCTGGCCCTGCTTCACTTTAAAGagactaaaagcagtcttcttATATTTCTTGCTGCTACTGAACTGGTGCAAGAATATTTTTGTAAATCTTCGAAGGATTGGATACTTTGAGGTGCCAATCCTTCGAACCACCTCTGAGCCGAGTCAACCAAAGTAGTCAGGAATACTTTGCATTTGATTTGATCCCCATAACAATGTAGCATGGCCATGTTTTCGAATCGAGCAAGATGTTCTTCAGGGTCAGAACTCCCATCATAGTCTTTGATTTTGGCTGACTTGAAGTGCCCGAGAAGTGGTTCCCGGACAATGATATCAGAGAATGGGTAACCCTTGACAACTTGAGCACTGCTTTTAGAAACAACTTGCCCCTCCAACACTCTTACCTTCTTCCTCAACTcttctaactcctctgccacAGTGGGAGACTTAGAACCTGAACTCGACTCCCTCTCCTCCTCCCTTCTCTCTTCCTCCTGCTCCTTTCGCGCATGCTCTTGTTCTTGCTATGGCCGAGTAGAATGATTAGCAAGGGGCCTCTTTACCAAGGCTGCCTCCACGGCATCAGATACAATTTTGGCCAAATCCTCAGGTGTTAAGTTAATAGTAGGCCGGGAACCAGTGAGTGGCGGGCCACCTGCACAAGAAAGATGTGTGTTATTCTCTTCCTGGATCCGAGAAGTGTCTTGGTTCGTCCTCCTGgtaggagccatatcaacgtcttatAACTCTatttttcccacagacggcgccaatgatgcaaTCCGGGtgaaatgggtgagccgggtcgggtgctccaccagATCTGCTATCAGTATGATGAGGGAAATAAGAGCAAAATGTTCGGAACAGAAGCTTTCTTCCTTAGGAAGTCGAGAAGATCTGCAGACATGAAAaaaaccacgtgaatgggcgccggaggggtatccggcgtgaccactccgatgcttaagtcagtgaaggACTCAAGCTATAAACCAATGTAACCAGGTGATGATTGTGAGATTAGTGTGGAAGGTGAGTAGTAAATGAACAATAAATGTGTGCATTCAATATCTGAATAGAATCATAAATGCAAAGAGTGaactggtatttatagtagaggatgtaacgatgacctcgttctttgtgttgatcattaattatagtaggacggctgaTTATACCTTattattctgacatgtcaaatttCCTTCTAGTCACATCCAGCTCACctgattttgtcaaccactTGTATTagtgtcagagataggtcgACTGCATACACCCTACTTTGTCGGCGTAATTAAATGCGGTACTCATATCGAAGCGACTCGGGTAGAATGTCTCTCGGGAATTTACATGAGAGCCCGGGCATCCAATATCCCGGCCAGGTTAAGTCCCGGCCTTTCGACTGGCCTCTTTACATATTCTCCCTGTCAAGTCATACTCCCAACGTCCCAGACAGCTTGAGATCCATATTTCTACTCAGATTATCGTCTTATTGACCCGAAAATAATCCATCCTCTTGACTCGGACACTATCCATGGCCTGGGACATCCCGGGCattatccatgacccgggacatCCCGGGGTATCAAAAGAAAACTAAGAGTATGTTGTATTACAGTTGTTTGATGAGCCAGTGCGGGTATATGGTTagatgaaatttaaaaattaaaaaatttgatttgattcGTTTTTTAAACAGTTCAATCATTCTATTATAATTGTTAAATttgtatataatttatttaatgtaaTCTAATATTTTggttatattttttattcaaagtttataaaaaaaattttaaaattaaaattaaaaataaagttttcttGGGTCTACAATCCTGTCAAAGCCAAAATTGGTGTCTGACTTATATGCATcattttgtttcgatttcaatCTATAAAATCGTTTAATTAAATCCGACGACTTTGATCTTTACAAAACCGAAATCGTTCAAATCAAACCCGATATAATGTCCCACATCTTGTTATTAAGTTTACTCTGAGATCTCTAAacttatgtcaaaattatagaCTTTTTCAcctaaaaatatcaaatttgatATAaaccattttaatttttttttataggtttacaaaattttattaaaacagATGTATCATATAATtacataattattattttatcaaaaatcGTAGTCGTATCACTCACATATTTCAAACCGTACAAGTACAAAGACAATTTTTGTAACTAAAGCAAATATATTACTATCTAATTGGCTGTATAAACTAACTCTATATTCCTATACTTAtagacttttttttaaaaaaaagtatcACATTTTTGTAGACTTTCATGTtcaactttttaaaataatttttataaaatcaattttttttgaaatttttacaaATTATGGAGAAAATGTATAtgacaaaaatcatatattaatcaAGATTAACTTAAAATGGACTTGTTATACAGCCCAAACGTATGTGCTTATAGTTAATACCATCTATTGGGCCTTGTTAACAGGCTTGtgtatttcaaaatttaagtTTGTATATTTATCCGTACGATTTTGGGAACTCTTATCTAATTATTGAAGCATAATTAATTCGTCAACTAATggtttttaattatataatataaaacaaaaatttgtgtgaaacgatctcacggatcgtattttgtgagacagatatcttatttgggtcatccgtgaaaaaaatattacttattatactaagaatattactttttattgtgaatatcggtagagttgatatgtttcatagataaagattcgtgagaccgttttatAAGAGTCTTACTCATAATATAACAGTACAAACTACAAAGTTACTTAGTTCTTCCTATACACAAGAAAATAAAGCACAAGCGACATCGTTGAGTATAGCTTGTGCTTACTTCTaaagattaaattttttaacataaaattatttaattttagtttCACAATTAAGTcagtttaaataaaaaaactaataaaaaaaatttaatttaaaataaaaaaatttataacatttcttaatttcaaatatcaCAAATAGAGCTCTCGAAACGAGTTAGGCTTGTTATATCGGTTTATCTTGTGGCGTAAAATATGTGAGTTGAGTTGATAATATCTAAATCTCCCAAAAAATGCGGGCCGGTCCGTCCAGTACCATCGAATGGTGAGTGGATGGGTTGTTGTCCAACTCgactcattcataaaataaatgaGTTGAGTTGATAATTTTGTGATCGATCAAGATGAGAGTCGAGTTGTCCGATTATAACAGTACTAATCCCAAAAGTAAGTGATAAAAACGAGAtcttgaatttgaaatttaattgtAAGTAACTCTTCTGATTTATAATATAGTAGGGTCTAAGCATAATTAAACGAACTTTACAGGATGGTTTTGCAATTTCAAGAAGTTGTCGCATCGAACGACCAACCTATAAGCTAGAATCTTCTTCACCTTGCCGATTAAGCAAAATCAATACAAAAAGAAGAGGAAAACAGTGTGATATTAAACCACTTTCACCCAAGAAACGAAGGAAAATTCAAAAGTTCTCTGAATACGAAGGAATCTGGAGATTGAAATCACTGAATCGAAGAAGAAATGGCGTTGCAATGGGTGATTCTAGCGTACGTGGTAGCGGCTGAGGCACTCGTTGCGGTTATCCTGACATTACCGTCGCCGAAGGCTATAAAATCACGTATCGTATCATTAATCTCGCTTGTTCTCCAGCCATCACTGTTTATTGTTCCTTTCGCTGCTTTTCAGCTTCTAGGTATGCTGTTTTCTTCTCGTTTTTTGGCCTTTAGTTTGGATTCAGTTTGTATGGATCGAATTTAAGTTTTTGGAGCTCCGATGGTG from the Primulina tabacum isolate GXHZ01 chromosome 16, ASM2559414v2, whole genome shotgun sequence genome contains:
- the LOC142529496 gene encoding uncharacterized protein LOC142529496; the encoded protein is MAPTRRTNQDTSRIQEENNTHLSCAGGPPLTGSRPTINLTPEDLAKIVSDAVEAALEEERREEERESSSGSKSPTVAEELEELRKKVRVLEGQVVSKSSAQVVKGYPFSDIIVREPLLGHFKSAKIKDYDGSSDPEEHLARFENMAMLHCYGDQIKCKFSSSKKYKKTAFSLFKVKQGQDETLRAYIKRFNRVALDVPAYAPETKTTAFMQWLWEGDFFRSLKKKLPGNFEDILSRAEKYINIEDAQNKKIEALKRAKGDRVVRPEERVHKKCGSGQFSHVPLRIARDREIQECSSAMAPCPSSMAQLPRPEKKGFCTLHKKCSHDINECRTLKKESHRRPAPTPRTYSEPRQPSWLSRRPGPNAPRRTADIPSGSGREKGRSQEKRNKQPEQKDPSPIRGVIKMISGGSTDGDSNRARKSRSMRDCMEVEGMRNEAVISFGPEDLKGVNLPHNDALVIQARVDNYDVMWVFIDSGSSVNVIFKEALIQMDLQGYHLEAVETALYGFSGHVVYPEREIVLPLTLGSQDLRKTVMTSFIEVDSPLSYNIILGRPAINELRAVASTYHQKIKFPVGAQVGEVRGDQPSSRKCYVEAVRADQSKTRREEKKATVEVGGGVVEKGEVHFVADEKQEIVEVEPGKHIRVARDLEVFTRVAEHKLNILPRSRPVKQKKRHFGPEKDKVIDEQVGELLRAGHIREVQFPIWLSNVVLVPKATGKWRMCVEFRDLNKASPKDCYPLHRIDQLVDSTSGFELLSFMDAYQGYHQIPLAREDQDKASFITSGGIFCYVVMPFGLKNAGATYQRLMNHVFQKQIGRNIEVYVDDILIKTREVSYFVDDLAETFATLKQYGIKLNPAKCVFGVKVGNSWVSCSVLIREERTDQKQVYYVSHALRGAELNYSKVEKIAMALVVTARKLRPYFLSHPIVVLTNYPLGRIMTHAEVSGRMVKWTIELREYNIEYKPRVAIKAQALTDFLIEMIQPREEEVWRVFVDGASNSSGCGVGVVLVAPSGEKIKLALRIDSRVTNNEAEYEAVLAGLQAAREVGASRVIIYSDSQLVAQQIKGTYEAKNEKILKYLGLITAQAASLTDWSIEKIPREENGEADTLAKLAASMSDMSTRKVLCFTRLVLSVDEEMPENKVEYVLREIHKGCCGEHLGGTALSRKAILAGFWWPWMNQDSAQLVQKCKDCQHHSNFHHRPVASMQPISASCPFDQWGLDIVGPFPIARAQKKFLLVAVDYFSKWVEAEPLAKINEEEVMKFLWKNIVCRFGIPRRLISDNGRQFQGKKITSWCQEMKITQSFTSVAYPQANGQTEVTNRIIVQAVKARLHGKCKDWVEELPSILWAYRTTPRTVTRETPYSLVYGSEAVLPVEVGQSSTRIEYSPSNIDQTPDN